In the genome of Burkholderia sp. PAMC 26561, the window GTAGCAAAAGCAGTTGAGTACGTCGCGCTCTGCTGCGTATTCGCGAACAAGCGCGCGGTTGTCGCGTTGATCGATATAAAAGCCCGTCTTATGGCCGTGTTTCACGTCCACGTAGTAACGCACGCCGCCCTCGTTTGCGATCGTCAGTGCTTCGGGCGGCGGGTCGCCAGCCAATACGCCGGTGATGGGTTCGAGGCCTTCTTTCTGCCGGATCGATACATCCGATCGCTCGTAGACGTTCGGGCAACCGGTCGCACCGATCAGTGCTTGAACGATGGCGTCCTTCCACATTTCCACGCCGGTCGCCATGAACTGGCAGACGAGCTGGCCACGACGGGTTTCATCGTCGGCAATGTAGTAATCGACGATCAACCCCGGCAATCCGTCCGCCTCGCCGAAGATCAGCCGCGTGGCGCCGGTATCGCGCACCATGGTTCGCCGGTGAGCGATTGCCCGTTGTACGCGCCGCTTGAAAAACGCGTGATCGATGGGCTCGGTTTCATCGAAACTCCATACGCGCGCGCGAATCTGCGACACAGGGCTGTACGACCCGCGGGCCAGGAAGCGGCCTTCGTGCGAGCGGATCAGCACGGTCGCGCCGGGCGCGGGCTTGCCCTCCACATGTTCTATGGCGGTCGCATAAATCCACGGATGGCGGCGCGCGAGCGACTTGTCTTTCGCCGGTTTCAGCGTGATGGTGTTCATTCGACCTTCTTGTGAACGCGCTGACGGATACGGCGCAGCCACGCTTTGTTGTTCCTGGCGATCTGTAACAGCCGGGGTGAAGCGTTGCTCTAGTCTCGCTTCTTGGCGCGAGGATGGGCCTGGTCGTAGACGCGCGCCAGATGCTGAAAGTCGAGAGACGTATAAACCTGGGTCGCGGTAATGCTCGCGTGCCCGAGGAGTTCCTGCACGGCGCGAAGGTCGCCGCTGGATTGAAGCACGTGCGTGGCAAACGAATGCCGCAGCACGTGGGGATGCACATTGGACGGAACGCCCGCCTGCAGTGCCATGCGTTTCACCCGGTCGCGCACTACATTCGGCGTCATCCGGTTGCCGCGTACCGATAAAAACAGCGCATGGGGATCGAGCTTCACGAATTGTCCGCGCACTTCAATCCATGCACGCAAAGCCGTGATCGCCTTGCTCCCGACGGGCACCGACCGCCGCCGGTTGCCCTTGCCGAGCACGTTCACTTCGGCGCTAGCCAGATCGAGCCAGCCTGCTGACGAATAACCATCGGATTGCACGAAATGGACGTCGATCCCGACCAGTTCAGCCAGGCGCAAGCCGGACGAATAGAAGAGTTCAAGTATGGCGTGGTCGCGCAAGGCTTCGGGTGTGTCGGCGTGGGGCGCTTCCATGAGAGCGTTGGCGTCATCCACGGAAAGCGCTTTGGGCAGGCTTTTCGCGCGTTTCGGCGCGCGCACGGTGGCGACGGGATTCGCAGCCATTTCGACGCGCTCGGCGATCCATCGGTAAAACGCCCGCCAGACCGATAAGCGATGCGCAATCGAACGCGCCGACAGGCCGCCCCCATGAGCGCGGGCCACGGCGCCGCGCATGTCCGTTGCAATGAGGGATTCCAGCGCGCGGCCATTGGCGAGCTTTTTCAGCTCGTCGAGTTCATGCGTGTAGCCGCGCAGCGTATGTTCCGATAAACGCCGCTCATGCTCGAGCATCGATAAATAGGCGGCGACCGGATCGGCGTTCATGTCAGTGGGGCAGCAAGCGGCTGAGCGCTGCGCTGCCGAGCGTGCCGATCTGCGAAAGGAAGTCGGTTGCCATGCCTTCATGGAAACGGCGCGGATCGGGCGAACCCATCACCAGCAGGCCGAACGCGGGCGCTTCGGGTCCGGCCGACGGATCGCGCAGCGCAATCAGCGCGATGGACTCGGTGGTGTTCGCGGTATCGACGACACCATCCGTAGTTGCCGAAGCCACCGATACCGAACTCGCCGACGTCAGCCATTGCGCCGCCTCGAATCCCGTGTTCGCGCCGCAATACGGCGCGGCGAGGCCACTGGTGAAGGTGCGTACTTCCGCGCTCGTGGTCCTGGCAAACTCCGCCTGTGCGTAAGGCTCGGCCACGTCCCACACGCGCAGCGCCGCCTGCGGCACGTCGAAAATTTCGCACAGGCCTGCGGGAATCGTCTTCGGCAATGCGTGCGGATCGCGCTCGGACATGACCCGGATGGTCCACCGATGAAACTTGGCAGCAATGCTGTCGTTCTCGTGTCCGTAGCGCAGCAATTCGGCTAGCCGCCGCTCCATCTGCTTGTTTTTGTCGCGCAGCATTTCCATCTGCCGTTCCTGCAGCGACACGGCCGACTTGCCATGCGGATTGGACAAGCGGATGGTGCCCAGCAGCTCGGCGTGCGCAGCGAAGAAATCCGGATTGGCGAGCAGGTAATCGGCGACTTCTCGTTCGGTCATAGTATCGGGCAACATCGGGTTCCTGGCGGTCAGTCGGCTGTGGCGAGGTCGGCGGGAAGCTCGATCTCGCCTTCGAATACGGTGGTGGCCGGGCCGGCCATGAAAAGCGCGGCGTCCGGATCGCGCGTGCCGTCCCAGGTGATGGTGAGCAGGCCGCCATGCGTCTGAACCCGAACCGGCGAGTCAAGCAGCCCACGGCGAATGCCCGCAGCAACGGCTGCACACGCACCCGTACCGCAGGCGAGCGTTTCACCCGCGCCACGCTCGAAGACTCGCAGCTTGACGGCGGTCCGGCTTTCGATTTGCATGAACCCCGCGTTCACCCGCTTCGGAAAACGCACATGATGTTCGATCAACGGCCCTTCGGTCAGCACTGGCGCGGTCTCGACGTCGGCGACGACCTGGACGGCGTGAGGATTGCCCATTGAAACCGTGGAAATCCAGCGGGTTTCGCTTTGCACGTCGAGCGGCCAAAGGGTATCCGCGCCTTCGGTGCGCCCTTGCAATCCTTCGGCATTGAACGGCACGCGCTGGGGTTCGAACTCGGGGCGCCCCATGTCGACCATGACGTCGCCGTTTTCCTGCATGGTCAAAACGATTACGCCTTGCTGCACTTGCACCCGGACACTCATCTTGTTGGTCAGGCCGCGGTCGCGAACAAACTTCACGAAACAGCGCGCGCCGTTGCCGCAATGTTCGACCTCGCCGCCATCGCAGTTAAAGATTCGATACTTGAAATCCACGCCGTCGATATCAGGCTTTTCGACCAGCAGCAACTGATCAGCGCCCACACCAAAGTGGCGGTCCGCGAGCGCGCGCACCTGCGCCGCGTTCAGCGAAAGCGGTTTAGAGTAGCCGTCGAGCACGACAAAGTCGTTGCCCGCGCCGTGCATTTTGGTGAATTCGAGTTTCATGTCGCTATTGTAAGTGACGCGAAGGTTGCGCATGCACTAGGCCGAATGGGGGGTGAGCCCGGATTCATGCAGCAATCGCGAGCCGTTTCCCTGATACTGGATTCTCAGTAAAAGCCCGGCTCGCCGGGTGGCCGAGTTTTGAAGCGCTTGTGTACCCAGTAGTACTGCTCGGGCATGAGGCGCACCTGCTCCTCCAGGAACGCGTTCATGCGGCGCGCGTCGGCATCGTCGTCGCCAGTGGGGTAGTTGTCCCAGGGCTTGAAGACCTTGAGCTTGTAGCCCTTGTAGTTCGGCAGGACTTCGCCCACGAACGGCATGATCTGCGCATGGCCGGTCTTGGCCAGCCGGCCGACTGCGGTAAGCGTGCACGCCTGGACGCCGAAGAACGGCACGAAGGTCGAATTGCGCATGCCGTAGTCCATATCGGCGCCGAGCATGACGGGCTTGCGGTCGCGCAGCCACCGCAGCACGATCCGGGCGCTGTCGGCGCGGCTTGCCATTTCGGCGTCGAAACGGCCGCGCTGCTTCTTCGCGACGTCGTCAAGCGTCTTGTTCGACATGGGCTGGTACAGCGATCCGCACGTCCGGTGCAGTTCGTGGTTGATCCAGACCGAGGCCGCTTCAATGGCGACGAAGTGAAAGCCGAGCAGCAAGGTCGGCGGCATGTCGGGGTCCAGCAGATCGACCTGGCTTTCCACCTGGATCAGCTTGGCGAGCTTTTCAGCCGGGGCGAAC includes:
- the dapF gene encoding diaminopimelate epimerase; the protein is MKLEFTKMHGAGNDFVVLDGYSKPLSLNAAQVRALADRHFGVGADQLLLVEKPDIDGVDFKYRIFNCDGGEVEHCGNGARCFVKFVRDRGLTNKMSVRVQVQQGVIVLTMQENGDVMVDMGRPEFEPQRVPFNAEGLQGRTEGADTLWPLDVQSETRWISTVSMGNPHAVQVVADVETAPVLTEGPLIEHHVRFPKRVNAGFMQIESRTAVKLRVFERGAGETLACGTGACAAVAAGIRRGLLDSPVRVQTHGGLLTITWDGTRDPDAALFMAGPATTVFEGEIELPADLATAD
- a CDS encoding class I SAM-dependent rRNA methyltransferase — translated: MNTITLKPAKDKSLARRHPWIYATAIEHVEGKPAPGATVLIRSHEGRFLARGSYSPVSQIRARVWSFDETEPIDHAFFKRRVQRAIAHRRTMVRDTGATRLIFGEADGLPGLIVDYYIADDETRRGQLVCQFMATGVEMWKDAIVQALIGATGCPNVYERSDVSIRQKEGLEPITGVLAGDPPPEALTIANEGGVRYYVDVKHGHKTGFYIDQRDNRALVREYAAERDVLNCFCYTGGFSLAALKGGAKRVVSIDSSGDALALAQRNVTANGFDPERAEWLDADAFKTLRRLHEEGQRFDLIVLDPPKFAPSREHVDRAARAYKDINLTGFKLLRPGGLLFTYSCSGAIDADLFQKIIAGAAADAKVDARILKRLGAGIDHPLLTAFPEGEYLKGLLLQIE
- a CDS encoding DUF484 family protein; its protein translation is MTEREVADYLLANPDFFAAHAELLGTIRLSNPHGKSAVSLQERQMEMLRDKNKQMERRLAELLRYGHENDSIAAKFHRWTIRVMSERDPHALPKTIPAGLCEIFDVPQAALRVWDVAEPYAQAEFARTTSAEVRTFTSGLAAPYCGANTGFEAAQWLTSASSVSVASATTDGVVDTANTTESIALIALRDPSAGPEAPAFGLLVMGSPDPRRFHEGMATDFLSQIGTLGSAALSRLLPH
- the xerC gene encoding tyrosine recombinase XerC — translated: MNADPVAAYLSMLEHERRLSEHTLRGYTHELDELKKLANGRALESLIATDMRGAVARAHGGGLSARSIAHRLSVWRAFYRWIAERVEMAANPVATVRAPKRAKSLPKALSVDDANALMEAPHADTPEALRDHAILELFYSSGLRLAELVGIDVHFVQSDGYSSAGWLDLASAEVNVLGKGNRRRSVPVGSKAITALRAWIEVRGQFVKLDPHALFLSVRGNRMTPNVVRDRVKRMALQAGVPSNVHPHVLRHSFATHVLQSSGDLRAVQELLGHASITATQVYTSLDFQHLARVYDQAHPRAKKRD
- a CDS encoding lipid A biosynthesis lauroyl acyltransferase, which encodes MLGRIGVALAVGLLKLLALIPYGITARFGDALGWLLYQIPSHRKRIVHINLSLCFPEWTPERREEVAQKHFRHAIRSYVERSVQWFAPAEKLAKLIQVESQVDLLDPDMPPTLLLGFHFVAIEAASVWINHELHRTCGSLYQPMSNKTLDDVAKKQRGRFDAEMASRADSARIVLRWLRDRKPVMLGADMDYGMRNSTFVPFFGVQACTLTAVGRLAKTGHAQIMPFVGEVLPNYKGYKLKVFKPWDNYPTGDDDADARRMNAFLEEQVRLMPEQYYWVHKRFKTRPPGEPGFY